The following are from one region of the Paracoccus sp. S3-43 genome:
- a CDS encoding ATP-binding protein, whose product MSLPIISADQRLAEPRGIKGCIFGKSGIGKTSLLWTLNASTTLFMDLEAGDLAIEGWAGDSIRPRTWTECRDFAVFIGGPNPALRDEQPYSPAHYKAVCDRFGDPAALDHYDTIFVDSITVAGRLCFGWCKGQPEALSEKTGKPDVRGAYGLHGREMIGWLTHLQHTRAKNVWFVGILDEKLDDFNRKVFQPQIDGSKTGLELPGIVDEVITMAELKADGGPYRAFVCQTINPWGFPAKDRSGRLDQVEEPHLGRLMTKIRAPVAPAPKRLTYTPPPADPAADAQSQPQS is encoded by the coding sequence ATGAGCCTCCCGATCATCAGCGCCGACCAGCGGCTGGCCGAGCCGCGGGGTATCAAGGGCTGCATCTTCGGCAAATCCGGCATCGGGAAGACATCGCTCCTCTGGACCCTGAACGCGTCGACGACCCTGTTCATGGACCTCGAGGCGGGCGATCTCGCCATCGAGGGCTGGGCGGGCGACAGCATCCGGCCGCGGACCTGGACGGAATGCCGGGATTTCGCGGTGTTCATCGGCGGGCCGAACCCGGCCCTGCGCGACGAGCAGCCCTACAGCCCGGCGCATTACAAGGCGGTCTGCGACCGCTTCGGCGATCCGGCAGCTCTCGACCATTACGACACGATCTTCGTGGACTCGATCACCGTGGCGGGGCGGCTGTGCTTCGGCTGGTGCAAGGGCCAGCCCGAGGCGCTGTCGGAGAAGACCGGCAAGCCGGACGTGCGCGGGGCCTACGGGCTGCACGGCCGCGAGATGATCGGCTGGCTCACGCATCTCCAGCACACACGGGCCAAGAACGTCTGGTTCGTCGGGATCCTCGACGAGAAGCTCGACGACTTCAACCGCAAGGTGTTCCAGCCGCAGATCGACGGCTCGAAGACCGGGTTGGAGCTGCCGGGGATCGTCGACGAGGTGATCACCATGGCGGAGCTGAAGGCCGATGGCGGTCCCTATCGCGCCTTCGTCTGCCAGACCATCAACCCATGGGGCTTTCCGGCCAAGGACCGCTCCGGTCGGCTGGATCAGGTCGAGGAGCCTCACCTCGGCCGCCTGATGACGAAGATCCGCGCCCCCGTCGCGCCGGCACCCAAGCGCCTGACCTACACCCCGCCGCCCGCCGATCCGGCGGCCGACGCCCAATCCCAACCGCAATCCTGA
- a CDS encoding recombinase family protein, translating to MTKPPEKSKVVRKLRCAVYTRKSSEEGLEQEFNSLHAQREACVAYIASQRSEGWVLVRDQYDDGGISGGTLERHGLQWLLEDIEDGLVDVVVVYKIDRLSRSLADFAKLVEVFDRNGVTFVSVTQSFNTTTSMGRLTLNILLSFAQFEREVTAERIRDKVAASRKKGMWMGGVPPFGYRVENRKLVVDEDIAARVRWIFARFLEIGSCTELAREVGARGIRTPRGNRIDKKYIYRMLSNRAYIGEAVHKGDSYPGEHDAVIDRETWDRVHAILQESPRKRAARTRAETPALLKGLLFGPDGAAFSPTHTRKGGRLYRYYVSQTVLKHGAGSCPVGRVPAGEIEAAVIDQLRAVFRQPEFVAGTWKAARAHADDLTEADARAALQQLDPLWDELFPAEQARIVALLVERVDVGTDSLNVRLRVDGLGGLAREMLAGDMGAAA from the coding sequence ATGACGAAGCCGCCGGAAAAATCGAAGGTCGTCCGAAAGCTGCGTTGCGCGGTCTACACCCGGAAATCCTCCGAGGAAGGGCTGGAGCAGGAGTTCAACAGCCTCCACGCCCAACGGGAGGCCTGCGTGGCCTACATCGCCAGCCAGCGGTCTGAGGGCTGGGTGCTGGTCCGCGATCAGTATGACGACGGCGGCATTTCGGGCGGCACGTTGGAGCGGCACGGCCTGCAATGGCTGCTGGAGGACATCGAGGACGGGCTGGTCGACGTGGTGGTGGTCTACAAGATCGACCGCCTCAGCCGGTCGCTGGCGGATTTCGCCAAGCTGGTCGAGGTATTCGACCGGAACGGCGTGACCTTCGTCTCGGTGACGCAGTCGTTCAACACGACCACGTCGATGGGGCGACTGACGCTGAACATCCTGCTCAGCTTCGCCCAGTTCGAGCGGGAGGTGACGGCCGAGCGCATCCGCGACAAGGTCGCCGCCAGTCGGAAGAAGGGCATGTGGATGGGCGGGGTGCCGCCCTTCGGCTACCGCGTCGAGAACCGGAAGCTGGTGGTCGACGAAGACATCGCGGCGCGTGTGCGCTGGATCTTCGCCCGCTTCCTCGAGATCGGGTCCTGCACGGAGCTGGCGCGGGAGGTCGGCGCACGCGGCATCCGGACACCGCGCGGCAACCGGATCGACAAGAAGTACATCTATCGGATGCTCAGCAACCGCGCCTACATTGGCGAAGCGGTCCATAAGGGCGACAGCTATCCGGGTGAGCACGACGCGGTCATCGACCGCGAGACGTGGGACCGCGTCCACGCCATCCTGCAGGAGAGCCCGCGCAAGCGTGCCGCGCGCACCCGTGCCGAGACGCCCGCCCTGCTGAAGGGGCTGCTGTTCGGCCCGGATGGCGCGGCCTTCTCGCCGACGCATACGCGCAAGGGCGGGCGGTTGTACCGCTATTACGTGAGCCAGACGGTGCTGAAGCACGGCGCCGGATCATGTCCGGTGGGCCGCGTGCCCGCAGGTGAGATCGAAGCCGCCGTCATCGACCAGCTGCGCGCCGTGTTCCGCCAGCCCGAGTTCGTGGCAGGGACGTGGAAGGCCGCCCGCGCCCATGCCGACGACCTCACCGAGGCCGACGCCCGCGCAGCGCTTCAGCAGCTCGACCCGCTGTGGGACGAACTTTTCCCCGCCGAGCAGGCCCGCATCGTGGCGCTGCTGGTCGAGCGGGTGGACGTCGGCACCGATAGCCTGAACGTCCGGCTGCGCGTGGACGGCCTCGGCGGCCTCGCGCGCGAGATGTTGGCTGGGGACATGGGGGCGGCCGCATGA
- a CDS encoding AAA family ATPase: MSDDKIIHFNPWRDFNDAVPLPDPFAVEPDPAQIARFVDVVFGYSEGLIPVRGFVDKGQGKDGRPHNIWIDANGAAPDKLATFAAWGAREGAAVYVIPGTVAETGQARAADVLQMQSVVVDLDAGDIPAKLDHLVHHLGRPTLIVESGGRTADGATKLHVWWKLTEPAEGADLARLCQLRGDIALKVGGDMHFRSAHQPIRVPGTVYHKGGQERLVLIREASDLEFDLADMLERAAEMPPMPGVGMATAELREKPCVDAALTTPVREGGQDAWTRFEGVSMAIGHYVRMAHEGRMSREEAWRAIGEYNAAMIRPNWTEDRLWVEYERLWALHIARNGPPLIRNDGAPAAREIATFTLGALLDDGTPMPDDIIGPRVLTPGGMLVLGGAPKVGKSDLVISWLVHMAAGVPFLGFTPPRPLRVFYLQAEIQYHYLRERMQQIGLPPEVMAAARENLVVTPKLKLLLDEGGSALVAQAIQQAFPAEPVDILCIDPIRNLFDGGPDGGGENDNAAMMFFLKDRVEVLRDHVNPDCGIILIHHTKKLSKHQVKEDPFLALSGASALRGFYTSGLILHRPDEDASERKLEIELRNGPALPTKLIDKVRGQWVEINPMNERLVRAEVGAKHDAERMRKHDVILGLLYDEARRGKLYTFAQFSEAFENTGGLGGRTIVHDRLSVLATKGKVKFIRGPAATRIGLAAERSKYGYLCVEGMLLGTGGETVDPDTGEVTPELIPALPSHYKCPQTGAVLPVENPSVWVYQEEDEA, encoded by the coding sequence ATGAGCGACGACAAGATCATCCACTTCAATCCATGGCGGGATTTCAACGACGCGGTGCCGCTGCCCGATCCCTTCGCCGTGGAACCGGACCCCGCGCAGATCGCGCGCTTCGTCGACGTGGTCTTCGGCTATTCCGAGGGACTGATCCCTGTCCGTGGCTTCGTGGACAAGGGTCAGGGCAAGGACGGCCGGCCCCACAACATCTGGATCGACGCGAACGGCGCGGCGCCCGACAAGCTCGCCACATTCGCCGCCTGGGGCGCGCGCGAGGGAGCGGCGGTCTATGTCATTCCCGGCACGGTGGCGGAAACCGGACAGGCGCGTGCCGCCGATGTACTGCAGATGCAGAGCGTCGTCGTCGATCTGGACGCAGGCGACATCCCAGCCAAGCTCGATCACCTCGTCCACCACCTCGGGCGACCGACGCTGATCGTCGAGAGCGGCGGGCGCACAGCCGATGGCGCGACCAAGCTCCATGTCTGGTGGAAGCTGACCGAGCCCGCCGAAGGCGCCGATCTCGCGCGGCTTTGCCAGTTGCGGGGCGATATCGCGCTCAAGGTCGGCGGCGACATGCATTTCCGCTCGGCGCACCAGCCGATCCGCGTCCCCGGCACGGTCTATCACAAGGGCGGCCAGGAACGGCTCGTCCTGATCCGTGAAGCCAGCGATCTCGAGTTCGATCTGGCCGACATGCTCGAGCGCGCGGCCGAAATGCCGCCCATGCCCGGAGTCGGCATGGCGACGGCCGAGCTGCGCGAGAAACCCTGCGTGGACGCAGCCCTTACCACACCGGTCCGCGAGGGCGGCCAGGACGCCTGGACGCGGTTCGAAGGCGTCAGCATGGCCATCGGACACTATGTCCGCATGGCGCATGAGGGGCGGATGAGCCGGGAGGAAGCCTGGCGCGCGATCGGCGAATACAACGCGGCGATGATCCGGCCCAACTGGACGGAAGACCGCCTCTGGGTCGAATACGAGCGGCTCTGGGCGCTGCATATCGCGCGGAACGGCCCGCCGCTCATTCGGAACGACGGCGCTCCTGCGGCAAGGGAGATCGCCACCTTCACCTTGGGGGCGCTGCTGGACGACGGCACGCCGATGCCCGACGACATCATCGGCCCACGCGTCCTGACCCCGGGCGGCATGCTGGTGCTCGGCGGCGCGCCCAAGGTCGGCAAGAGCGATCTCGTCATCAGCTGGCTGGTGCACATGGCTGCCGGTGTGCCGTTCCTTGGCTTCACGCCGCCACGGCCGCTGCGCGTGTTCTACCTGCAGGCCGAGATCCAGTACCATTATCTGCGCGAGCGCATGCAGCAGATTGGCCTGCCACCCGAAGTGATGGCCGCCGCCCGCGAAAATCTTGTCGTCACGCCGAAGCTGAAACTGCTGCTCGATGAGGGTGGCAGCGCGCTGGTCGCGCAGGCGATCCAGCAGGCGTTCCCGGCCGAGCCTGTCGACATCCTGTGCATCGACCCGATCCGCAACCTGTTCGACGGCGGACCTGACGGCGGTGGCGAGAACGACAACGCCGCGATGATGTTCTTTCTCAAGGACCGGGTCGAGGTGCTTCGCGACCACGTGAACCCCGACTGCGGGATCATCCTGATCCACCACACCAAGAAGCTGAGCAAGCATCAGGTGAAGGAGGATCCGTTCCTGGCGCTTTCGGGCGCCAGCGCGCTGCGGGGCTTCTACACCTCCGGCCTGATCCTGCACCGCCCCGACGAGGACGCGTCTGAGCGCAAGCTGGAGATCGAACTGCGCAACGGCCCGGCGCTGCCTACGAAGCTGATCGACAAGGTGCGCGGCCAATGGGTCGAGATCAACCCGATGAACGAGCGCCTCGTGCGCGCCGAGGTGGGCGCAAAGCATGACGCCGAGCGCATGCGCAAGCACGACGTCATCCTCGGTCTGCTCTACGATGAGGCGCGGCGCGGCAAGCTCTACACCTTCGCCCAGTTTTCCGAGGCATTCGAGAATACCGGGGGGCTCGGCGGGCGGACCATCGTCCACGACCGGCTCAGCGTTCTCGCCACCAAGGGCAAGGTCAAGTTCATCCGCGGCCCCGCTGCCACGCGCATCGGCCTGGCCGCGGAGCGGAGCAAATACGGCTATCTCTGCGTCGAGGGAATGCTGCTCGGCACGGGCGGCGAGACCGTCGATC
- a CDS encoding DUF262 domain-containing protein, which yields MSDDTAETPPLLPDEFIDNAPSLGTSASKLSDSEINNKYVKGEVRIVTEQARYPINSIAGIVEDTSYRMSPEYQRRHRWDQERKSKLIESLIMNVPVPPIFLYEYDYSKYEVMDGLQRLTAIHEFYRNKFNLSGLTEWPELNGRTYDQLPSKVREGIDRRYLSSVILLKETAHSEEDALRLKQLVFERINSGGVRLSPQESRNALFDGPMNHLCIRLSRTPALCRLWGIPEPEAQEIEGGLPSDERINNEDFRKMTDVELVLRFFAYRQKHRLHKSGEPLSSYFDRYLRKGNFFPQATLDSLGAIFSDTIDFAEALLGFRCFYLYRKRSRSGADHWSWRESPTTTVYDPLMLVLSEFVPQRDVLLPKFQQIQADIEGLYKAEYDTFEGRNVNPSALQQREDHYRTFFNAYL from the coding sequence ATGAGTGACGATACCGCAGAAACCCCGCCGCTCTTGCCCGATGAATTTATCGACAACGCCCCAAGCCTTGGCACGTCTGCGAGCAAGCTCTCCGATTCCGAAATAAACAACAAATACGTTAAGGGCGAAGTGCGGATCGTCACCGAGCAAGCCCGCTACCCCATAAATTCTATTGCCGGAATTGTTGAAGATACATCCTACCGTATGTCGCCCGAATATCAGCGCCGCCATCGCTGGGACCAAGAACGAAAATCCAAACTCATTGAATCACTCATCATGAACGTGCCCGTTCCTCCCATATTCCTCTACGAGTACGACTACTCGAAATACGAGGTTATGGACGGGCTACAGCGCTTGACGGCCATTCATGAATTCTACCGCAACAAGTTCAATCTCAGCGGCTTGACGGAGTGGCCCGAGCTGAATGGTCGCACCTATGATCAGCTTCCCTCCAAAGTTAGGGAAGGCATCGACCGCCGGTATCTGTCATCCGTGATCTTGCTCAAGGAAACAGCCCACAGTGAGGAGGACGCACTCCGCCTCAAGCAACTTGTTTTCGAAAGGATCAATAGCGGCGGCGTCAGGCTGTCACCGCAGGAATCCCGCAACGCGCTTTTCGACGGGCCCATGAATCACCTCTGCATCCGCCTTTCGCGGACGCCTGCCTTGTGCCGCCTCTGGGGCATACCGGAACCGGAAGCCCAGGAGATCGAAGGCGGTCTTCCTTCGGATGAGCGCATCAATAATGAAGATTTCCGAAAGATGACGGATGTTGAACTTGTGCTGCGTTTTTTTGCCTACCGGCAAAAGCACCGCCTGCACAAATCCGGCGAACCATTGTCGTCGTATTTCGACCGGTACTTGCGCAAAGGCAACTTCTTCCCGCAAGCGACCCTTGACTCACTTGGTGCGATCTTCTCCGACACCATTGATTTTGCAGAGGCTCTTCTTGGCTTTCGGTGCTTCTATCTCTACCGGAAGCGCTCACGCAGCGGTGCGGATCATTGGTCCTGGCGCGAGAGTCCGACAACCACGGTCTATGATCCGTTAATGCTTGTGCTCAGCGAATTTGTACCGCAGCGCGACGTTCTGCTACCAAAATTCCAGCAGATCCAGGCCGATATCGAAGGCTTGTATAAGGCCGAATATGATACGTTCGAAGGCCGCAATGTAAATCCGTCCGCGCTTCAACAACGTGAAGACCATTACCGGACATTTTTCAACGCCTATCTCTGA
- a CDS encoding DEAD/DEAH box helicase, translating to MRLRPRQKTFVERSVAALGSRGNTLSVAPTGAGKTIMLSAVTGEMIGDGAKACVLAHRDELTAQNRAKFQRVVPGVATSVIDATAKSWGGQVAFAMVPTLARASNLAEMPRLDLLVVDEAHHAVADSYRRIIDRVREANPDARIFGVTATPNRGDRKGLREVFDNVADQVRLGELIASGHLVPPRTFVIDVGVQDELRSVRKTMSDFDMAEVAGIMDRAPVTDEVIRHWKEKAGDRQTVVFCSTVAHAEHVTDAFRAAGVSAALIHGDLAAETRKAILADYAAGNIRVVVNVAVLTEGWDHPPTSCVVLLRPSSYKSTMIQMVGRGLRTVDPEEHPGIVKTDCVVLDFGTSSLTHGTLEQDVDLDGRVPTPGEAPTKLCPECKAEIPIAVTECPICGCELPREGAEPIDSFVMTELDLLERSSFAWVDLFGDDAALMANGFHAWGGVFFLEGRWHAVGGAKGKATRLLSVGERIVCLAQADDWLNEHETDESAFKSKGWLKQDATEKQLNCLPPEFRRDYGLTRYRASALISFQFNKRDIRRLVSAAEPQRRAA from the coding sequence ATGCGCCTGCGCCCCCGCCAGAAGACCTTCGTCGAGCGCAGCGTGGCTGCGCTCGGTTCCCGCGGCAACACGCTGAGCGTGGCGCCCACCGGCGCGGGCAAGACCATCATGCTCTCGGCGGTCACCGGCGAGATGATCGGCGACGGCGCCAAGGCCTGCGTGCTGGCGCATCGCGACGAGCTGACGGCGCAGAACCGCGCCAAGTTCCAGCGGGTCGTGCCGGGCGTCGCCACCTCGGTGATCGACGCCACGGCGAAGTCCTGGGGCGGCCAGGTCGCCTTCGCCATGGTGCCGACGCTGGCGCGCGCGTCGAACCTTGCCGAGATGCCGCGTCTCGATCTGCTGGTCGTGGATGAGGCGCACCATGCCGTCGCCGACAGCTATCGCCGCATCATCGACCGGGTGCGCGAAGCCAATCCCGACGCCCGCATCTTCGGGGTCACGGCGACGCCGAACCGGGGCGACAGGAAGGGCCTGCGCGAGGTCTTCGACAACGTCGCCGATCAGGTGCGGCTGGGCGAGTTGATCGCCTCGGGCCACCTCGTCCCGCCGCGCACCTTCGTCATCGACGTGGGCGTGCAGGACGAGCTGCGCTCGGTCCGCAAGACCATGTCGGATTTCGACATGGCGGAGGTCGCGGGCATCATGGACCGCGCCCCCGTCACCGACGAGGTGATCCGCCACTGGAAGGAAAAGGCGGGCGACCGGCAGACCGTGGTGTTCTGCTCCACCGTCGCGCACGCCGAGCATGTCACCGACGCGTTCCGGGCGGCGGGCGTTTCCGCCGCCCTGATCCACGGCGATCTGGCGGCCGAGACGCGCAAGGCGATCCTCGCCGACTACGCGGCGGGCAACATCCGCGTGGTGGTCAACGTGGCGGTGCTGACCGAGGGCTGGGACCATCCGCCCACCTCCTGCGTCGTGCTGCTGCGGCCCAGCTCCTACAAGTCCACCATGATCCAGATGGTCGGGCGCGGTCTGCGTACCGTCGATCCCGAGGAACATCCCGGCATCGTCAAGACCGACTGCGTCGTGCTGGATTTCGGGACGTCGAGTCTCACGCACGGCACGCTGGAACAGGATGTCGATCTCGACGGGCGCGTTCCGACGCCGGGGGAAGCCCCCACGAAGCTCTGCCCCGAATGCAAGGCCGAGATCCCGATCGCGGTCACCGAATGCCCGATCTGCGGGTGCGAGTTGCCGCGCGAAGGCGCTGAGCCAATCGACAGTTTCGTCATGACCGAGCTCGATCTTCTCGAGCGATCGAGTTTCGCGTGGGTGGACCTGTTCGGCGACGACGCCGCGCTGATGGCCAACGGCTTTCACGCCTGGGGCGGCGTGTTCTTCCTCGAGGGCCGCTGGCACGCGGTCGGGGGCGCCAAGGGCAAGGCGACGCGGCTCCTGAGCGTGGGCGAGCGCATCGTCTGTCTCGCGCAGGCCGACGACTGGCTGAACGAGCATGAGACCGACGAGAGCGCCTTCAAGTCGAAGGGCTGGCTGAAGCAGGACGCGACGGAGAAGCAGCTCAACTGCCTGCCGCCCGAGTTCCGGCGCGATTACGGCCTGACGCGCTATCGCGCCTCCGCGCTGATCTCGTTCCAGTTCAACAAGCGCGACATCCGGCGCCTCGTCTCGGCGGCCGAGCCCCAGCGGAGGGCGGCGTGA
- a CDS encoding MAE_28990/MAE_18760 family HEPN-like nuclease: MMEEALTSFEAELDKLNRFLKASDAEDALITHILGLPEAERAALATPLEPIQANSTIKRRQSYVSAIIVLYGALERYIEEAVAEYTGQLVLIHKEFQKLPEKLRAQHTLLTIDYLASLKDGRVRETEDISSVVATLHDCFTGKAPFRLNARAFSLRSSNMKFGRVREIMGNLDIQIYGRRVLAAPSYARFLRDMAGISTKDMQDSEVESTLDHIDELVVLRNDIAHGVANLESIEDSNIVRERASKLHAFVSAINDILNCELLKRRLEMGQLVAVEGDIHVFGDNIVGFSWPSGRILPGDILVMQPSEKGSDLRHGAIASIQIDNANQEEVVGQDGLMIGVRVPFRVKANGRYYVLNLK; this comes from the coding sequence ATGATGGAAGAGGCCCTGACCTCATTCGAGGCCGAACTCGATAAGCTCAACCGTTTCCTGAAAGCATCCGACGCAGAGGATGCGCTGATAACGCATATCCTCGGTTTGCCCGAGGCCGAGCGTGCTGCGCTTGCCACGCCACTGGAGCCGATCCAGGCGAACAGCACGATCAAGCGTCGGCAGAGCTATGTGTCCGCCATCATAGTTCTTTATGGAGCTTTGGAGCGCTATATTGAGGAAGCTGTCGCCGAATACACCGGGCAGCTTGTGCTGATCCATAAGGAGTTTCAGAAACTTCCGGAGAAGCTGCGTGCGCAGCACACCCTACTGACGATTGACTATCTGGCCTCCCTCAAGGACGGCAGAGTCCGGGAAACCGAGGATATCTCGAGCGTCGTTGCGACACTGCATGATTGCTTCACCGGAAAGGCGCCGTTCAGGCTCAATGCCCGCGCGTTCTCACTTCGGTCCTCGAATATGAAGTTTGGGCGCGTCCGCGAGATCATGGGAAATCTGGATATCCAGATTTATGGCAGACGGGTTCTTGCAGCTCCCAGCTACGCCCGATTTCTGCGCGACATGGCCGGCATCTCAACCAAGGACATGCAGGACAGTGAAGTTGAGAGTACGCTCGATCACATTGATGAGCTCGTGGTCTTGCGAAACGACATCGCCCATGGCGTTGCTAATCTTGAATCAATCGAAGACAGCAATATCGTGCGCGAGCGCGCCTCAAAGCTTCATGCCTTTGTTTCAGCAATCAATGACATCCTAAATTGTGAACTGTTGAAGCGTAGGTTGGAAATGGGTCAGCTCGTGGCTGTCGAAGGGGACATTCACGTGTTTGGCGATAACATTGTCGGCTTCTCTTGGCCATCAGGCCGCATTCTGCCAGGCGACATTCTTGTGATGCAACCTTCTGAAAAGGGTTCCGACCTGAGGCATGGCGCAATAGCGTCGATCCAAATTGATAACGCAAATCAAGAAGAAGTCGTCGGACAAGACGGGCTAATGATTGGTGTTCGAGTTCCGTTTCGGGTAAAGGCAAATGGTCGGTATTACGTATTGAATCTGAAGTGA
- a CDS encoding DUF6511 domain-containing protein: MNHVAQVQSPPAAPADCPERIRLWHPRLKPCAVCLRPARGFGFFNPNKPRPREYRWFCSMHCQAFFAARHRKGLTMQGTTDEERLAIALVMKRLGTTMDQIGWDKRLRDLDATEVTALIEEVLEGYGAEMSRIAARSEVPF; the protein is encoded by the coding sequence GTGAATCATGTCGCGCAAGTCCAATCCCCGCCCGCAGCGCCTGCGGATTGCCCGGAGCGTATTCGGCTCTGGCACCCGCGCCTCAAGCCTTGCGCCGTCTGTCTGCGCCCCGCGCGCGGCTTCGGTTTCTTCAACCCCAACAAACCCCGCCCCCGCGAATACCGCTGGTTCTGCTCGATGCACTGCCAGGCGTTCTTCGCGGCCCGCCACCGGAAAGGACTGACCATGCAGGGAACGACCGATGAAGAACGCCTCGCCATCGCGCTGGTGATGAAGCGGCTCGGCACGACCATGGACCAAATCGGCTGGGACAAGCGGCTGCGGGATCTCGATGCGACAGAGGTCACCGCGCTGATCGAGGAGGTTCTGGAGGGCTATGGCGCCGAGATGTCGCGCATCGCCGCCAGGAGCGAGGTGCCGTTCTGA
- a CDS encoding DUF2924 domain-containing protein has protein sequence MNRPDPIPARLAALKTTSTPDLKQQWRDLFDSEAPPFNRRYLESRLAYRIQELAYGGLKPETIRRLERLGEELDGGYRAKRSIRADRERPITGTRLLREWQGVEQVVTVTTDGFEWQGRPYKSLSAIARAITGTRWNGWVFFGLKNHRGRT, from the coding sequence ATGAACAGGCCCGACCCCATCCCCGCGCGCCTGGCCGCGCTCAAGACAACTTCAACGCCCGACTTGAAGCAACAGTGGCGCGACCTGTTCGACAGCGAGGCGCCGCCGTTCAACCGGAGGTACCTTGAAAGCCGCCTGGCCTACCGGATCCAGGAGTTGGCATACGGCGGGCTGAAGCCGGAGACGATCCGGCGGCTGGAACGGCTGGGTGAGGAACTGGACGGCGGCTACCGGGCGAAGCGGAGCATCCGCGCCGATCGCGAGCGCCCGATCACCGGCACGCGGCTGCTGCGCGAATGGCAGGGTGTCGAGCAGGTCGTCACCGTCACCACCGACGGCTTCGAGTGGCAAGGCCGGCCGTACAAGTCGCTGTCGGCCATCGCCCGCGCCATCACCGGCACCCGCTGGAACGGGTGGGTCTTCTTCGGCCTCAAGAACCACAGGGGGCGGACATGA
- a CDS encoding sigma factor, with protein sequence MQIELSPDDIETIIREADAAAQRLRRKLTLPVCEREDLGQDLLVDLLRRLPAYDPSRGSIGAFANIVLRNQSSRIAMRHHRQRRAQGGSLLSLEVPLAGAREPVGDTLTEDDGLAAWHGQTCCAGAVTELHHALQAALARLPAEDRRFCAALAHRPVTALAAEGFGSRSALYRRLADLRHVLTAHGLGPSWDDLAAA encoded by the coding sequence ATGCAGATCGAACTCTCCCCCGACGACATTGAAACCATCATCCGCGAGGCCGATGCGGCGGCGCAACGGCTTCGGCGCAAGCTGACCCTGCCGGTCTGCGAGCGCGAGGATCTGGGTCAGGACCTCCTGGTCGATCTGCTGCGCCGCTTGCCCGCCTACGATCCCTCGCGCGGCAGCATCGGCGCTTTCGCCAATATTGTCCTGCGCAACCAGTCCTCGCGGATCGCGATGCGCCATCACCGCCAGCGTCGTGCACAGGGTGGGTCGCTGCTCTCGCTGGAGGTGCCGCTGGCCGGTGCTCGCGAGCCGGTCGGCGACACGCTGACCGAGGACGACGGGCTTGCCGCCTGGCACGGCCAGACCTGCTGCGCCGGCGCTGTCACCGAACTTCACCACGCCCTGCAGGCCGCCCTTGCGCGGCTCCCGGCCGAGGATCGCCGGTTCTGTGCGGCGCTGGCGCATCGCCCCGTGACCGCACTCGCGGCCGAGGGTTTCGGAAGCCGGTCCGCGCTCTACCGCCGCCTCGCCGATCTCCGCCACGTCCTCACCGCCCATGGTCTCGGTCCCTCCTGGGACGATCTCGCGGCGGCCTGA